The Lathyrus oleraceus cultivar Zhongwan6 chromosome 5, CAAS_Psat_ZW6_1.0, whole genome shotgun sequence genome includes the window tcacaaatatatatatatatatatatatatatatatatatatatatatatatatatatatatatatatatatatatacatatatatatatacatatatatatatatatatatatatatatatatatatatatatatatatatattgcatTATAGGCTAAACACATTTAATACTAAAAAAAATGATTGTCTACAATGGGTATAATTATTTGTTTAGTTTACTTTTCTCCTTTGAATATTTCAGTGAATGAACAAATAAGTACTCAAAATTCTGGAAATCGAGTAAAAGCTTTCCTAATTTTACATTTTACAAATGTATATCTATAAAATCCATAACATTTATATCATGTTAGTCAAATTAGTGTTCTTAATATCTAGAGACAGATGCTATGGCTTACTACATGAACATGCAGTCTTTTATCTTTCATGTAAATTCATCATTATCACATCATCACAAACTTATGTTGCACATCAAATTCATGCATTTCATGTAGAGCTATTCTAAACCTACACGCATAATACTAACATCAAAGAACAGAAACACTAATGCAATGTGGGAAGAAAAAGAATAGGTCACACAATTGATACACATTAAGACCAACAACAGTAAGAGTAAACTAGAAACACATGAAACAACTTGGAATCTTAATCTACTAGCACCATTCTGCAGTTATCAGCAATAACATCTATGCCTACAGAGTACAAACAAACAAGCATCCTTTTATTCCTGCTTCCTCGAGTCTTTGAGCTGCCCCCTCTTTCTAATGCCCATACAAAACCCGAGGCGCCAAGTATCAACTACGTACTCCGGCAATGAACACGCCACAGCCCAAAGAAGGGTATGTGGCCAATAGGGTGTGCAACGAGGTTCGTATCCTATCCATTTCACACCTGCTTTCGCGTATCCGTCTGTTGATGGAACGAAGAATGAAGATCTCTTGATTGAAGCCATCTTTGTTGCCACATATAAAGGAACCTGATATCCAGAAAAATCTAAATCAGAAACATGACAATAATCATGTTAACATAGTCAATTTTCTATGGAGAGAGACAAACACACGGCTAGAATTCTTATCATGAAAAAATATGAATATCAAACGGAACTATGACTTCTCAGGTCTTCAACTTCCAACAAACTTTTTAGTCATGTAGTTGCAACAAATTGGAAAAAAAAGGTAAAGGGGTTTCTTTTCTGTTTAGTTTTTGTTCACGCATTTGTAACCATGAATATTTGTGCTTTACCAAATAAATCATGCGTTGTGCATTGTTATGATAATAGTTCCACTCTAGTAAAGTCCTAAACAACATCAATTAAGCCTTATCCCAATAAGCATAGCCGGCTACATCTTCTACATTATTATGATAATAGTTCCACTTTATTAAAGTCCTAAACAACATCAACTAAGCCTTATCCCGACAAATGTAGCCGGCTACGTGGATCAACTTCTGCCAAGTCATAATGTTCTATTGAGGACCGTGTTTCTATCTAAATCATTAATCTCGAGATCTTTCTTAATTTACGGAGTAACTTCTTTTGTAGTTTGACTACACTCCATCTAATCTACTCTCCTTATCACCTAATCTCACACTGCTAAAGCCTATGCATGCCTATGCTTTCTTTAATATATCATCATCACCACAAAATTTTCATCTTAAACTAGAGCTATTCAGCTGGATTTCCAATTTCCAATCTCTTCTAATTGGTAACATAGAAATTAACTTTATCTTCTAAGGAAAACAATGGaactttttaccaaaaaaaagCACTAAACTACTAAGCTAGAAGCAGGTAAAATGAGTGAAATCAAAAGAACAGCACAATACCTGACACTGCACATCAATCCCACTCTTCTTGTATTCAACATAGAGACATCTAGAGAATTGATCAATGTACCTGAAACAACAAAAACAGAAAACAGGATAACATCAATACTTGAGAATctcaaaataaaacacaaatcTCAGAAAAGAGCAATCAAAAACACTCACGCTTTAGTGGCAGCATAAACCGCATAAAGTGGATCAGAAGGAATAACAATAGCAGCACCAGAACCAATGTTAACAATCGCTCCCTTCTTTCTCTTCAACATCCCAGGTAAAACAGCATGCGTAACCTTGGTAGTTCCCACAACATTCACCTTAATCAAATTCTTCAGAAGCTCCTCATCCAATTCATGGAAGAATCTCGCATAAGGGTAAGAAATCCCCACGTTGTTAACCAACACCCCAATATCCAACCCCTCAATCGCTTCACGAATTCTATCCACACCCTCGTCGAGATCACCGGTGAAATCAACGACAACGGTTTTAACCTCGGTTTTTCCGAACTTGGCTATGACAGAATCTGAAACGTCTTTGAGTTTGTCGGGGTTGCGACCGACAAGGATTAGGTTCAAGCCTTTACGAGCGAGTTCAAAGGCGAAGCTTTTTCCAATGCCGTCTGTGGGTCCGGTAACCAGTGCC containing:
- the LOC127083039 gene encoding very-long-chain 3-oxoacyl-CoA reductase 1 yields the protein MDCCIISKLKSEPLWFLLLFSLGLITIVRFTLTFLNWVYVNFLRQPKNLKKYGSWALVTGPTDGIGKSFAFELARKGLNLILVGRNPDKLKDVSDSVIAKFGKTEVKTVVVDFTGDLDEGVDRIREAIEGLDIGVLVNNVGISYPYARFFHELDEELLKNLIKVNVVGTTKVTHAVLPGMLKRKKGAIVNIGSGAAIVIPSDPLYAVYAATKAYIDQFSRCLYVEYKKSGIDVQCQVPLYVATKMASIKRSSFFVPSTDGYAKAGVKWIGYEPRCTPYWPHTLLWAVACSLPEYVVDTWRLGFCMGIRKRGQLKDSRKQE